In Desulfurococcaceae archaeon MEX13E-LK6-19, the genomic window ACCCTAGGTCTTTGAACATTTTTATTGATGCTTTGTTTTCTATCGTTGTTGATGCCATGTATGCTATTGTATTTTGGGCTGTTAGTTCTTCTATTGATAGTACTGTTATTTTGCCTATGTTTTGTTTCTGATGCTCTTTTTCCACAGCGATATAGTAGATTATCGTCAGTGTTTTTGTGTCTATGGGTACTGTGTAGTATACTCCTGTCGCTACTGGTTTATTGTCGTGGAGCACTATGATGCTACGGCATATCCTTGTCTTTATGCATTCTACTGCATAGTATGCGTGCAGCGGCCCCATCGTGGACTCTATGATCTCTTGTACTATGCTCGTGTTGCTGGTTTCTATTACTCTGAGTGTGTTCTGCATGTTTTCCTCATTGTCCTTCTGTAGTGTTGTGTCTAATGTTTATTATCTTTGATTTCGTAGATTGTTATTGTTGTCTCGTGTTGGGGTGGTTGTATGTTTGTTGATGGTTTCGTTGTTGATTATAAGGGTGTTCGTGTCTTTTTCGGACGTGGTGTTGTTGGTGGTCTCGGGAGGTTCTTGAAGGGGTTTAGTAGGGTTGCTATTGTTACTGGTAGGTCTTCTGCTAGGGTTAGTGGTGCTCTCGGTGATGTGGTTAGGGTTCTTGAGGAGAATAATGTTGGTTATGATGTTTATGATCGCGTGACTCCTAATCCTTGGGCCAGCCAGGCTGATGATCTTGGCGAGTTTCTTTGGAGGAATGGTTTTGATGCAGTTGTTGCTATTGGTGGTGGTAGTGTTATTGATACTGCTAAGGTTGCATGTGTTATTGCCGCTAGTGGTGGGCGTGCTGTTGACTACTTGTATTGGAGGCGTAGACCCCGTGGCTCGCTTCCGTTGTTTGCAGTGAATCTGACTCATGGTACTGGGAGTGAGGTTGACCGGTATGCTGTTTTAACTGTTGATGAGAACCGGGAGAAACGGGGTATAGCAATCCTCTACCCGAAGGCTAGTGTTGATGACCCGGGTTATACTGTTACGTTGCCTAGGGACCAGACTGTTTATACCACGCTTGACGCTTTTTATCATGCCTATGAGGCGGCTACTTCAAGGTCTTCGACGCCCTATACTTTGCTTCATAGTGTTTCAGCTACCGAGAATATTGCTGGTTTCATCGAGCGTGTACTAAGGGATCCAAGGGATCTTGATGGTAGGTCTAGGCTTCTATATGGCTCGTTGTTAGCGGGGATAGCTATTGATATGAGTGGTACGCATATCATACACGCTATAGAGCATGCATTAAGTGGGTTGAACCCGAAGCTCCCCCATGGCTGTGGCCTCGGGATACTTGGTCCTAGGGCGGTCTACTATACACATAAAGCAAGGCCTTCTGAGTCGGCAGAGATACTCAAGTTACTTGACTCGAGTATAAAGCCCGACCCCGGTGACGCCGGGAAAGCAATGAAGATTATCGAGGAGTTCCAGGAGAAAATAGGGTTCACTAGGAAGCTTAGCGACTACGGGTTCGGTAGAGACGACATCAAAACAGTGACCGGCATGGTTCTAGGAGGGCTCAAGTACCTCCTCGAGGGAACGCCATTCAAGGTAGACGAGCAGATAATCAAAGACATACTAGAACATAGTCTATAGCCGCGTAGACGAGAAGGAGAGTAAAGGGCCCGGGCCGGGATTTGAACCCGGGACCTCCGGGTCCACAGCCCGGCGCTCTATCCAGGCTGAGCTACCCGGGCCACCTAGACAGCTAGTCATCCCGCTGCTTTCACGTGGCCTAGGGTCTTCATCACCCCAGTAAGGGGGCTCCCGGGTAGACCGGGCCCTTGTCCCGGGGCTTCTAATTCACCACTTCTATTTATATTGGTTTCCCTACTACAACACGACGAGCTAGTAAGATTTATTACTCGTCTACACTGTATGGTTGATGGAGAATCAGCAGTACGACAGAAAACAGGGGAAAGGAGGGCAGAAACAAGACATGCCCATAACAGACCCCGTGAAACTAAAAATAGTATACAACCGTGCACTCAACAAACTAGTATGCCGCAAATGCGGAGCACTAAACCCACCAGGAGCAACCAAATGCCGAAGATGCAGAAGCAAAAACCTAAGACCCAAGAAAGTACAGAAACTAGGCAAAATAGGCTAACAACCACAAAACATATAACCCCAAAACAAAAAACACACAAAACCCCGGAGGAAACGCCCCGGTAGTATAGCCCGGCCTAGTATGCGGGCCTGTCGAGCCCGTGACCCGGGTTCAAATCCCGGCCGGGGCGTATCATTCCTTTATACCTTTTCTCTTGCATTTATACAGTTGCCTGATTTATGTCTATTTTACCATTCTCGTCTACTACGAGCACTAACTTATTCTTGTTCATTGTAAGAATGAATGATTGTAGTATCTTATGTATCTTGTAATTTTGATCTTTAAGTCTTTTATTGATCTTTATTAGTTCCTCCATCGTTATTTTGTTCTTATAGTATAGTTGAATTACCTTTGCTTTTGGCAGTCTTTCAATGTTTAATAGGTGATTATCAGTAAGTTTCAAGAAATTGTATACACTTTCAAGTGAATTTATTCTTAGTCTGTAAACACCTGGGGTATATGCATAGACTACGTTTCCTCTTATGGAGTATCTCGAAAATAATTGTTTTTGAATTTCTTTAAGTAATTTCGTATTGCTATTGATTATACAAACCTCGGGCTCAAAGTATAGTCTCTGGTTTTTCTTTCCACGCTTCTTTACGTAAGGCTGTATTGATCCATCGCTATCTATAATACCTGCTAAAAAGGATCTAAACATATAATCTTCTTCAAATACATTAAATTTGTCGAATTCACGTGAAGCTAGTAGCTCAAGTAGTTCTCTGGATACCTTGGCGTAAGCCCTCATTTTATATTTTGCTCGACTATCTTTTCTTACATAGAATCTTATCTTTATCGGTGGTGTAGCTAGCAATAAGAATATGGTGAGGAAACAAATCAGTGTACCCAATCGACTGGTTTCAACATCTATTCTTTTTGTTTGGAGATAAGCTCTATCTATTGAGGCATCTCCTAAACTAAATCCAAAAGCCCATGCATGAACTTCAAGGGGATTCCATTTGATAACTCTTTTCAGTAACTCTCTTAGTGGTATTTCGAAAAGTCTTCTAGCAGTATTTGTGATGTCTATCGTTTTATAAGTGCTGCTTAATTCTCCGGAAGACGTTGTTATATTTATCATAAATACCACGTATTATATATTATTTTTTAGTATTATTTAAACCTTTTTATTACTTCTTATTATTGTTTAATGCTTTTTGTGTTTGAGTAGGTTTTTATGGTGCTTTTTTGTATTGTTTTTTGTTGTGGGGGTGGTTTGTTGTGGGTGAGGGTTTGGAGTTTGTTGGTAGTGTTACTGTGTTGAAGTCTGGTTCGTTGTATCGTGTTACTGTTCCGAAGAAGATTGTTGATAAGATGGGGCTTAAGGCTGGTGAGAAGCTGTTGGTGTACTATGATCCTGGGAGGAATGCTGTGGTTCTCGTGAAACCATGAATTATTGTATTATTGTTTTTTCATTCATACACATATATATTTTATCTAGTGGAACATAATCTAGTTACCTGGAACCCCTCTACGCTATTGAGGGCTTGTGGTTATGCCTGTTACACTAGAGGAGCATATCAGGCTTCTCGGTAGTGTACTCAAAGCTATTGCGGAGAACGAGGGAGTTAGCATAAGTGATTTATCAAGAATGATAGGTAAAAACAGGCCACAAGTGTACACTATAGTCAAGACACTGGAGTCACTAGGGCTCATAACGAAAAAGAAAGTACAAGGATTACCGCCAAAAGTACAAATATACTTATCCAGTAAAGGAAGAATACTCTATGAATGCTTAAGAGAAATATTCATGGAAAACCAAGGGCAAAACAAATAGCAACATAATACTATAAAAACCACTACAAAAACATGTAATAGAAAACTTACCATAAGATAAGTCCACAGTACAATTAAATAGTTAATAGGAATATACCAGATATAAGTCACAGGAATAAATATAACCAACCTCTGCACAGTGTATAAGGGAAGTTTGAATACACGATAAAAACTATACATTATCCTCGCAAAACAGGTGTCTTATGTGCAACGTAACCCTAATCAATGTTTTGTATTCGGTATAAAAGAACTAGACAACATATATTCTAAAGCACTCACACCAGGAACAACAATACTTATAGCCGGAAACCCAGGCGCCGGAAAAACAACACTGGCTGCAACAATATGCTACCACAATGC contains:
- a CDS encoding AbrB/MazE/SpoVT family DNA-binding domain-containing protein, with the translated sequence MGEGLEFVGSVTVLKSGSLYRVTVPKKIVDKMGLKAGEKLLVYYDPGRNAVVLVKP
- a CDS encoding LAGLIDADG family homing endonuclease, which encodes MINITTSSGELSSTYKTIDITNTARRLFEIPLRELLKRVIKWNPLEVHAWAFGFSLGDASIDRAYLQTKRIDVETSRLGTLICFLTIFLLLATPPIKIRFYVRKDSRAKYKMRAYAKVSRELLELLASREFDKFNVFEEDYMFRSFLAGIIDSDGSIQPYVKKRGKKNQRLYFEPEVCIINSNTKLLKEIQKQLFSRYSIRGNVVYAYTPGVYRLRINSLESVYNFLKLTDNHLLNIERLPKAKVIQLYYKNKITMEELIKINKRLKDQNYKIHKILQSFILTMNKNKLVLVVDENGKIDINQATV
- a CDS encoding GNAT family N-acetyltransferase; translated protein: MQNTLRVIETSNTSIVQEIIESTMGPLHAYYAVECIKTRICRSIIVLHDNKPVATGVYYTVPIDTKTLTIIYYIAVEKEHQKQNIGKITVLSIEELTAQNTIAYMASTTIENKASIKMFKDLGYTVLILDDLYRRYNDMTINLLTKITCSHEDDVYLIKTIKPYTIRQILDSIKPGTAHRIWRQICYKPWVKLWRTKR
- a CDS encoding 50S ribosomal protein L40e, producing the protein MPITDPVKLKIVYNRALNKLVCRKCGALNPPGATKCRRCRSKNLRPKKVQKLGKIG
- a CDS encoding helix-turn-helix domain-containing protein; translated protein: MPVTLEEHIRLLGSVLKAIAENEGVSISDLSRMIGKNRPQVYTIVKTLESLGLITKKKVQGLPPKVQIYLSSKGRILYECLREIFMENQGQNK
- a CDS encoding iron-containing alcohol dehydrogenase, whose protein sequence is MFVDGFVVDYKGVRVFFGRGVVGGLGRFLKGFSRVAIVTGRSSARVSGALGDVVRVLEENNVGYDVYDRVTPNPWASQADDLGEFLWRNGFDAVVAIGGGSVIDTAKVACVIAASGGRAVDYLYWRRRPRGSLPLFAVNLTHGTGSEVDRYAVLTVDENREKRGIAILYPKASVDDPGYTVTLPRDQTVYTTLDAFYHAYEAATSRSSTPYTLLHSVSATENIAGFIERVLRDPRDLDGRSRLLYGSLLAGIAIDMSGTHIIHAIEHALSGLNPKLPHGCGLGILGPRAVYYTHKARPSESAEILKLLDSSIKPDPGDAGKAMKIIEEFQEKIGFTRKLSDYGFGRDDIKTVTGMVLGGLKYLLEGTPFKVDEQIIKDILEHSL